In one window of Desulfovibrio sp. UIB00 DNA:
- the hyfB gene encoding hydrogenase 4 subunit B: MHDPLEILLWAVLAYMAGGVLSLLLGRNERAAITINGLFGALGGALGLYAVLPFLLQRADALNHVYAGPFPFAHLAVRLDMLGAFMTGVISLLAVAASIYSIAYVREYEGKGASAMGFFMNTFIASMVALMVMDNAFYFIIFFEVMSLSSYFLVIADQESEAVSAGLLYFFIAHAGSVLIMASFFIMYCHTSNNSLDFAAFRQAQISPLMASVAFLLAFFGFGAKAGMLPLHGWLPRAHPAAPSHASAMMSGVMVKIGVFGIIKVGADLLGGVDMPVWWGVVVLTFGAVSSVLGVMYALAEHDIKRLLAYHTVENVGIILMGVGVGLMGLALKNPLLAALGFLGALYHLLNHAVFKGLLFLGAGAIIYKVHTKDMEKMGGLGKRMPRTALAFLVGCMAISALPPLNGFVSEWYTYQGLVSISQHSSAIARLSGPVAIVMLAITGALAAMCFVKVYGISFCGQARSAKAAEATEVPAAMTLSMLGLAALCVVLGVGAACVAPVISAVADSLTTSQQHFEAVRQGVLVPGADAATGLSPTLVMLLLLGGMLLPILLFMAGKADRLPMRRKNDPWACGYGYEERMALSAGSFTQGLRHVFAGLYRLRQALDPAPAMSRALDSVIRTARRVEPMWDDGILARIVRTAQKIGVCVQRLQQGDFRVYCLYIIIALIALLLIKAA; this comes from the coding sequence ATGCATGATCCACTTGAAATCCTGCTCTGGGCTGTTCTGGCCTACATGGCGGGTGGCGTGCTTTCCCTGCTGCTGGGCCGCAACGAGCGGGCCGCCATCACCATCAACGGTCTCTTTGGCGCGCTTGGCGGCGCACTTGGGCTGTACGCCGTTTTGCCCTTTTTGCTGCAACGTGCAGATGCCCTCAACCATGTTTACGCGGGGCCGTTCCCCTTTGCGCATCTGGCCGTGCGGCTGGATATGCTGGGAGCCTTCATGACGGGCGTCATCTCCCTGCTGGCTGTTGCCGCTTCCATCTATTCCATTGCCTATGTGCGGGAATATGAAGGCAAGGGCGCGTCCGCCATGGGCTTTTTCATGAACACCTTCATCGCTTCCATGGTGGCGCTGATGGTCATGGACAACGCCTTTTACTTCATCATCTTTTTTGAAGTCATGTCGCTGTCTTCCTACTTTCTGGTCATTGCCGATCAGGAGAGCGAAGCCGTCAGCGCTGGCTTGCTTTACTTTTTCATCGCCCATGCCGGATCTGTGCTGATCATGGCATCGTTCTTCATCATGTACTGCCACACGTCCAACAACAGTCTTGATTTTGCGGCCTTCCGTCAGGCGCAGATTTCGCCTCTCATGGCCTCAGTCGCCTTTTTGCTGGCATTTTTCGGCTTCGGCGCAAAGGCGGGCATGCTGCCCCTGCACGGCTGGCTGCCCAGAGCGCACCCGGCTGCTCCCTCGCACGCCTCGGCCATGATGTCTGGCGTGATGGTCAAAATTGGCGTGTTCGGCATCATCAAGGTGGGCGCAGACCTGCTGGGCGGCGTGGATATGCCTGTCTGGTGGGGTGTTGTGGTGCTGACCTTCGGCGCTGTTTCGTCCGTGCTGGGCGTTATGTACGCCTTGGCAGAACACGACATCAAACGTCTGCTTGCCTATCACACTGTTGAAAACGTGGGCATCATCCTCATGGGCGTGGGCGTGGGGCTCATGGGTCTGGCCCTCAAAAACCCTCTGCTGGCAGCTCTGGGATTTCTGGGCGCGCTCTATCACCTGCTGAACCATGCCGTGTTCAAGGGCCTGCTGTTCCTCGGCGCTGGCGCCATCATCTATAAGGTGCACACCAAGGACATGGAAAAGATGGGCGGCCTTGGCAAGCGCATGCCGCGCACGGCCCTGGCCTTTCTGGTTGGCTGCATGGCCATTTCGGCCCTGCCGCCCCTCAATGGTTTTGTCAGTGAATGGTACACCTATCAGGGCCTTGTGAGCATCAGCCAGCATTCGTCCGCCATTGCCCGCCTTTCCGGCCCTGTGGCAATCGTGATGCTGGCCATCACCGGCGCTCTCGCCGCCATGTGCTTTGTAAAGGTATACGGCATCAGCTTTTGCGGGCAGGCGCGCAGCGCCAAGGCTGCGGAAGCCACTGAAGTTCCCGCTGCCATGACGCTTTCCATGCTTGGGCTGGCCGCGCTGTGCGTGGTGCTGGGCGTGGGCGCGGCTTGCGTGGCCCCTGTCATCAGCGCCGTGGCCGACTCACTCACCACAAGCCAGCAGCACTTTGAGGCCGTGCGGCAGGGTGTGCTTGTTCCCGGTGCAGATGCCGCCACAGGGCTTTCGCCCACGCTGGTGATGCTCCTGCTGCTCGGCGGCATGCTTTTACCCATACTGCTCTTTATGGCTGGCAAGGCCGACCGCCTGCCCATGCGCCGCAAAAACGATCCCTGGGCCTGCGGTTATGGTTACGAAGAACGCATGGCCCTTTCTGCCGGCAGCTTTACACAGGGTCTGCGCCACGTGTTTGCGGGGCTGTACCGCCTTCGTCAGGCGCTTGATCCGGCCCCGGCCATGTCGCGCGCGCTTGACTCGGTCATCCGTACTGCCCGGCGTGTGGAGCCCATGTGGGACGACGGCATTCTTGCCCGTATCGTCCGCACCGCACAAAAAATCGGCGTATGTGTGCAGCGGCTGCAGCAGGGCGATTTCCGCGTCTACTGCCTGTATATCATCATCGCGCTTATCGCGCTGCTTCTCATCAAAGCCGCCTAG
- a CDS encoding NADH-quinone oxidoreductase subunit H codes for MFTMQSLSWPVSLLLAAAQTLLLLLLAPLLSGISRKIRARMHSRLGPLGAAGVLQDYRDLAKLMTRQEVAPAQSGIIFRIMPFVLIASAAAIAMTLPLIVTGSQMASAADLITLLYLFALYRFFFALSGLDSGSPFAGMGASREMLLGVLVEPVLMLALLVAALIAGSTNLGIISEIFRQNWGGSMPTAAALAMVACAFAVFIEMGKIPFDYPEAEQELQEGPLTEYSGPGLALVCLGVKFKQAVVASVFISVFLPFGNVTPESLSLVSVLTATVIFVLKLLVIFVLASLYENSLARGRFLLTPRVTWSGFGVAALAFVFYFSKL; via the coding sequence ATGTTCACCATGCAATCCTTGTCCTGGCCGGTATCCTTGCTGCTGGCCGCAGCGCAGACCTTGCTTCTGCTTTTGCTGGCCCCTCTGCTGTCCGGCATTTCGCGTAAAATCCGGGCCAGAATGCACTCGCGCCTTGGCCCTCTGGGTGCCGCTGGCGTGTTGCAGGACTACCGTGACCTGGCCAAACTCATGACCCGGCAGGAAGTGGCCCCTGCGCAGTCGGGCATCATTTTCCGCATCATGCCCTTTGTGCTCATTGCCAGCGCAGCGGCCATTGCCATGACGCTGCCCCTGATCGTGACCGGCTCCCAGATGGCGAGCGCGGCAGATCTGATAACCTTGCTGTATCTTTTCGCCCTCTACCGCTTTTTCTTTGCCCTTTCCGGGCTTGATTCCGGCAGTCCCTTTGCGGGCATGGGCGCAAGCCGTGAGATGCTGCTGGGAGTGCTGGTGGAGCCTGTGCTCATGCTGGCCCTGCTGGTGGCGGCCCTTATTGCGGGTTCGACCAACCTTGGCATCATCAGCGAGATATTCCGCCAGAACTGGGGCGGATCCATGCCCACGGCGGCGGCATTGGCCATGGTGGCCTGCGCCTTTGCCGTGTTTATTGAAATGGGCAAGATCCCCTTTGACTACCCAGAAGCGGAACAGGAACTTCAGGAAGGCCCGCTGACCGAGTATTCCGGCCCCGGTCTTGCCCTGGTCTGCCTTGGCGTGAAGTTCAAGCAGGCAGTTGTGGCCAGCGTGTTCATCAGCGTGTTTCTGCCCTTTGGCAATGTAACGCCCGAGAGCCTGAGCCTTGTATCCGTGCTTACCGCCACAGTCATATTCGTTCTGAAGCTGCTGGTCATCTTTGTCCTGGCCTCGCTGTACGAAAACAGCCTTGCACGCGGGCGCTTTTTGCTGACCCCGCGCGTCACCTGGTCCGGTTTCGGCGTGGCGGCCCTGGCATTCGTCTTTTACTTCAGCAAGCTCTAG
- a CDS encoding hydrogenase 4 subunit D, with product MDKIALATILIPFIGALLAACLPYRAARALALVVALAASAGSAALGLAYFNAGMPENCTFNLVSYNSAMFGGAGHTVEIFGVLVDRVSTLICFAVVFLGFLVVLYSTAYLTKGNREHPHEGTTRFYAIMLAFIGAMAGLTLSSTLFGQLLFFEITGGCSWGLIGYYQTPKALRSAMKALLVTHLGALGLYVAAAWLFHETGSFALSGIAGLGDTAKIIVVGGVLFAAWGKSAQIPMHMWLPDAMEAPTPVSAYLHAASMVKVGVFIFARAVMAAGDIPPVVGQVGMVMAVITLIYGFIMYLPQTDMKRLLAYSTITQLSYIFFAISLAALCTDPVLRNTVLLFGAIAYIFNHAFAKSLFFLVAGALSYTCGTRTLTQLQGILSRLPLLGVGFCVAALAITGVPPLNGFFSKYPIFTTGFALGSTHWLVLVLTVLVMIESVGSFAWFLYWFGKTVPGKPSEVVAQAQPVPAAMKLVLAILVFMSFCSSIMAVYWLNHGG from the coding sequence ATGGATAAAATTGCACTGGCAACAATCCTGATACCGTTCATCGGCGCGTTGCTCGCCGCCTGTTTGCCGTATCGCGCGGCACGGGCGCTGGCGCTGGTGGTTGCCCTTGCCGCTTCGGCAGGCAGCGCGGCCCTTGGCCTGGCATACTTCAACGCAGGTATGCCCGAAAACTGCACATTCAACCTTGTGAGCTACAATTCCGCCATGTTTGGCGGGGCTGGGCACACAGTGGAAATATTCGGCGTACTCGTAGACAGGGTAAGCACGCTCATCTGCTTTGCCGTGGTTTTTCTCGGTTTTCTGGTGGTGCTGTATTCCACAGCCTATCTGACCAAGGGCAACCGCGAGCATCCGCACGAAGGCACTACCCGTTTTTACGCCATCATGCTGGCCTTTATCGGCGCCATGGCCGGGCTTACGCTGTCCTCCACCCTCTTTGGCCAGCTGCTGTTCTTTGAAATCACCGGCGGCTGCTCGTGGGGTCTGATCGGTTACTACCAGACACCCAAGGCGCTGCGCTCTGCCATGAAGGCCCTGCTGGTGACACACCTTGGCGCTCTGGGCCTGTATGTGGCTGCGGCATGGCTGTTCCATGAAACAGGCTCCTTCGCCCTCTCCGGCATTGCCGGGCTTGGCGATACCGCCAAGATCATCGTCGTGGGCGGCGTACTCTTTGCGGCCTGGGGCAAGTCCGCCCAGATTCCCATGCACATGTGGCTGCCCGACGCCATGGAAGCGCCCACCCCGGTGAGCGCCTATCTGCACGCAGCATCCATGGTCAAGGTGGGCGTGTTCATCTTTGCCCGCGCCGTCATGGCTGCCGGGGACATTCCCCCGGTTGTTGGTCAGGTGGGCATGGTCATGGCCGTGATAACCCTTATCTACGGCTTTATCATGTACCTGCCGCAGACAGACATGAAGCGTCTGCTGGCCTATTCCACCATCACCCAGCTTTCGTACATCTTCTTTGCCATTTCTCTGGCAGCCCTTTGCACGGACCCTGTTCTGCGTAATACGGTGCTGTTGTTTGGCGCGATCGCCTACATTTTCAACCACGCTTTTGCCAAGAGTCTGTTTTTCCTTGTTGCTGGCGCGCTCAGCTACACATGCGGCACGCGTACCCTCACCCAGTTGCAAGGAATCCTGTCACGCCTGCCTCTGCTGGGCGTGGGCTTTTGCGTGGCGGCACTTGCCATCACCGGCGTGCCGCCGCTCAATGGCTTTTTCAGCAAGTACCCCATCTTCACCACCGGTTTTGCCCTTGGCTCAACCCACTGGCTGGTGCTGGTGCTGACGGTGCTGGTCATGATCGAATCCGTGGGCAGCTTTGCCTGGTTCCTCTACTGGTTCGGCAAGACTGTTCCCGGCAAACCCTCTGAGGTTGTGGCGCAGGCGCAGCCTGTGCCCGCCGCCATGAAGCTGGTGCTGGCCATCCTTGTTTTCATGTCGTTCTGTTCCAGCATCATGGCCGTTTACTGGTTGAACCACGGAGGCTAA
- the hyfE gene encoding hydrogenase 4 membrane subunit: MLSSSIIINNLAGLLVVTSLMVVTCKKATTSALLYAVQSAVLVLSFIALGGLMQAHELYTWAGTAVLTKVILVPLIMYKALGKMSDPEAQGMVIPTSVVVILSAVLLLLCHFVVSTVQVPIITQHGLEPVLAVSLGHFMIGVMCIVVQRNIIKQIFGYCLMENGAHMTLALLANQAPHLVEIGISTDAIFAVIIMVYMVRRIFTTMNTLRAHDLSALKG; this comes from the coding sequence ATGTTGAGTTCAAGCATAATCATCAACAATCTCGCGGGGCTTTTGGTGGTCACATCCCTGATGGTGGTCACCTGCAAAAAAGCCACAACATCCGCCTTGCTGTACGCTGTGCAGTCTGCCGTGCTGGTGCTCTCGTTCATAGCGCTGGGCGGCCTGATGCAGGCGCACGAGCTGTACACCTGGGCCGGAACCGCCGTTCTGACCAAGGTCATCCTTGTGCCGCTGATAATGTACAAGGCCCTCGGCAAGATGAGCGACCCTGAAGCGCAGGGAATGGTCATTCCCACATCTGTGGTCGTCATACTGTCAGCCGTTCTGCTGCTCTTGTGCCACTTTGTGGTGAGCACGGTTCAGGTGCCCATCATCACCCAGCACGGGCTTGAACCTGTACTGGCCGTATCGCTTGGTCACTTCATGATCGGCGTCATGTGCATTGTGGTGCAGCGCAACATCATCAAGCAGATATTCGGTTATTGCCTGATGGAAAACGGCGCGCACATGACCCTGGCCCTGCTGGCCAACCAGGCCCCGCATCTTGTGGAAATAGGCATTTCCACAGACGCCATCTTCGCGGTTATCATCATGGTATACATGGTGCGCCGCATCTTCACCACCATGAACACGCTGCGCGCGCATGATCTTTCCGCGCTGAAGGGGTGA
- a CDS encoding hydrogenase 4 subunit F, giving the protein MTNSNPMLFYLLLAAPLITSLLCFACAFCGRGIRAVVNIINTAGCAALLVTAYGLVSSVYEHGALFAAGKWLYLDSLSAMFLAVLALLGTITGLYSYGYMKQEVDHGEVSVPTLCNYYGFFHLFIFTMVSVITTNNLILMWAGVEATTLASAFLVGIYGQNSSLEAAWKYIVICTVGVAFGLYGTVLVYSNASAAMTAQGLDPSDAIFWTEALRYAGGLDHTLMYLAFVFVLIGFGTKAGLFPMHAWLPDAHSEAPSPTSALLSAVLLKAAMLVILRYYILIGRSISSAVPQNMLLVFGLLSILVAAFSMISQNDIKRRYAYCSVENMGIIAVGLGFGGPLGIFAALFHVISHSLAKGLVFCVSGNVLLKYGTRDMATVRGMLKVMPVSAVFLAAGTLALGGLPPFSVFLSEFMVVVSGITAGHMYLVAALAVLLMVALGALVHLVAVTLSGQAPESIAKGEQGSMTLIPAAVLLGLLLVMGTCTPAPVVNMLNAATSIVLDKNTATAQVQPALRDMVRAASHNTADAAEAEGAKQTSSSQEI; this is encoded by the coding sequence ATGACCAACAGCAACCCCATGCTTTTTTACCTGCTGCTCGCCGCGCCATTGATCACGTCGCTGCTCTGCTTTGCCTGCGCCTTCTGCGGGCGCGGCATACGCGCCGTGGTCAACATCATCAATACGGCAGGCTGTGCGGCCCTTCTGGTCACGGCCTACGGGCTTGTAAGCAGTGTATATGAGCATGGCGCTCTTTTTGCCGCTGGCAAATGGCTGTACCTCGACAGCCTTTCGGCCATGTTTCTGGCCGTGCTGGCCTTGCTTGGCACCATTACCGGACTGTATTCCTACGGATACATGAAGCAGGAAGTGGATCACGGCGAAGTCTCCGTGCCCACGCTCTGCAACTATTACGGATTCTTCCACCTGTTCATCTTCACCATGGTTTCGGTGATCACCACCAACAACCTGATCCTCATGTGGGCTGGCGTGGAAGCCACCACCCTGGCCTCGGCCTTTCTGGTGGGTATTTACGGGCAAAATTCCTCGCTTGAAGCGGCCTGGAAGTACATTGTCATCTGCACCGTGGGCGTGGCCTTTGGCCTCTACGGCACGGTGCTGGTGTATTCCAACGCCTCTGCGGCCATGACCGCCCAGGGGCTCGACCCCTCGGACGCCATCTTCTGGACCGAAGCCTTGCGCTATGCGGGTGGCCTTGACCACACCCTCATGTATCTGGCCTTTGTGTTCGTGCTGATCGGCTTTGGCACCAAGGCCGGGCTTTTCCCCATGCACGCATGGCTGCCCGATGCCCACAGCGAAGCCCCCAGCCCCACCAGCGCCCTGCTTTCCGCCGTGCTGCTCAAGGCGGCCATGCTGGTCATCCTGCGTTACTACATCCTTATCGGCCGCAGCATCTCAAGCGCTGTGCCGCAAAACATGCTGCTGGTTTTCGGCCTTCTCTCCATACTTGTGGCCGCGTTCAGCATGATCTCGCAAAACGACATCAAACGCCGCTACGCCTATTGCAGTGTTGAAAACATGGGCATCATTGCCGTGGGCCTCGGTTTTGGCGGCCCGCTGGGTATCTTTGCCGCCCTGTTCCACGTTATCAGCCACAGCCTTGCCAAGGGTCTGGTGTTCTGCGTGTCGGGCAACGTGCTGCTCAAGTACGGTACGCGCGACATGGCCACCGTGCGCGGCATGCTCAAGGTCATGCCTGTTTCCGCCGTGTTTCTGGCAGCGGGAACCCTGGCTCTGGGCGGCCTGCCGCCGTTCAGCGTGTTCCTGAGCGAATTCATGGTGGTCGTTTCCGGCATCACCGCCGGTCATATGTATCTGGTTGCGGCTCTGGCCGTGCTGCTCATGGTCGCTCTGGGTGCGCTGGTGCATCTGGTGGCGGTGACGCTCTCCGGTCAAGCGCCGGAATCCATCGCAAAAGGCGAGCAGGGCAGCATGACCCTCATCCCCGCCGCCGTGCTGCTGGGCCTGCTGCTTGTTATGGGCACCTGCACGCCCGCCCCTGTGGTGAACATGCTCAACGCAGCCACCAGCATCGTGCTGGATAAAAATACCGCAACCGCTCAGGTGCAGCCCGCCCTGCGCGACATGGTACGCGCCGCTTCCCACAATACGGCGGATGCGGCGGAAGCCGAAGGCGCAAAGCAAACTTCTTCCAGTCAGGAGATATAA
- a CDS encoding hydrogenase large subunit codes for MSTTTEQTQHPASGNRGAGYVANVRQRFPYAVLDEERQTSNQLTITVKLEALPDVVSYLYYEQGGWLPVVFGNDERTLNGSFAIYYALSMEEGEKCWIVVRAFVDADRQEFPSVTARVPAAVWGEREIRDMYGLTPVGLPDARRLVLPDDWPDNLHPLRKDCMDYRQRPAPTTDTETYDFINELGSSKNRILPIGPMHVTSDEPGHFRLFVDGENVVDADYRMFYVHRGMEKAAEVRMGYHEITFLAERVCGICGYAHSIAYANSVENALDINVPMRARWIRTLLLEAERLHSHLLNLGLVCHFTGFDSGFQQFFRVREKSMTIAELLTGSRKTYGLNLIGGIRNDILADARKTTTALLNSIEKEVAELVDMLLGTTNFEQRTKGVGILDRKVARDYSPVGPMIRGSGFARDVRADHPFEGYAHIPVNVFSFDGCDIFSRALVRVKEVFDSIAQCRYVLDNMPGGPVLTEGFTYTPHKFALGFTEAPRGEDVHWSMTGNNQKIFRWRCRAATYANWPVLRYALRGNTVSDAALIIGSLDPCYSCTDRVTLVDVRKKKAKTVSYQDFEQYGIDRKHSPLP; via the coding sequence GTGAGCACGACCACGGAACAGACCCAACACCCCGCCAGCGGCAATCGCGGCGCAGGGTATGTGGCAAACGTGCGGCAGCGCTTTCCCTATGCTGTTCTTGATGAAGAACGGCAAACCAGCAACCAGCTCACCATCACGGTCAAGCTGGAGGCTCTGCCCGATGTTGTTTCCTACCTTTATTACGAGCAGGGCGGCTGGCTGCCGGTTGTTTTTGGCAACGACGAACGCACGCTCAATGGCAGTTTTGCCATCTACTACGCCCTTTCCATGGAAGAAGGCGAAAAATGCTGGATAGTTGTGCGCGCCTTTGTGGACGCCGACCGGCAGGAGTTTCCTTCCGTAACGGCCAGGGTGCCCGCCGCTGTGTGGGGCGAGCGCGAAATCCGCGACATGTATGGGCTTACCCCTGTGGGCCTGCCCGATGCGCGCCGTCTGGTGCTGCCCGATGACTGGCCGGACAACCTGCACCCCCTGCGCAAGGACTGCATGGACTACCGCCAGCGCCCTGCGCCCACCACGGACACGGAAACCTACGACTTCATCAACGAGCTGGGCAGCAGTAAAAACCGCATTCTGCCAATTGGCCCCATGCACGTCACTTCTGACGAACCCGGGCACTTCCGCCTGTTTGTTGACGGCGAAAACGTGGTGGATGCCGACTACCGCATGTTCTATGTGCATCGCGGCATGGAAAAAGCCGCAGAAGTACGCATGGGCTACCACGAAATCACCTTTCTGGCCGAGCGCGTGTGCGGCATCTGCGGCTATGCCCACAGCATCGCCTACGCCAACTCGGTGGAAAACGCCCTGGACATCAACGTGCCTATGCGCGCCCGCTGGATACGCACCCTGCTGCTCGAGGCGGAGCGCCTGCACAGCCATCTGCTGAACCTTGGCCTTGTCTGCCACTTTACTGGCTTTGACTCCGGCTTCCAGCAGTTCTTCCGCGTGCGTGAAAAATCCATGACCATTGCCGAGCTGCTCACCGGTTCGCGCAAGACTTACGGCCTCAACCTTATCGGCGGCATCCGCAACGACATTCTGGCCGATGCGCGCAAAACCACCACCGCCCTGCTCAATTCCATTGAAAAGGAAGTGGCCGAGCTGGTGGACATGCTCCTCGGCACCACCAACTTTGAGCAGCGCACCAAGGGCGTGGGCATACTAGACCGCAAGGTGGCCCGCGACTACAGCCCCGTTGGCCCCATGATTCGCGGCAGCGGCTTTGCCCGCGATGTGCGCGCCGACCATCCCTTTGAAGGCTACGCCCATATTCCCGTCAACGTCTTCTCCTTTGACGGCTGCGACATCTTTTCCCGCGCGCTTGTGCGTGTGAAGGAAGTGTTCGACTCCATCGCCCAGTGCCGCTACGTGCTGGACAACATGCCCGGCGGCCCGGTGCTGACCGAAGGCTTCACCTACACGCCCCACAAGTTTGCCCTGGGCTTTACCGAAGCCCCGCGCGGCGAAGACGTGCACTGGAGCATGACCGGCAACAACCAGAAGATCTTCCGCTGGCGCTGCCGCGCGGCCACCTACGCCAACTGGCCGGTGCTGCGCTACGCCCTGCGCGGCAATACGGTTTCGGACGCCGCCCTCATCATCGGCAGCCTTGACCCCTGCTATTCCTGCACAGACCGCGTCACCCTTGTGGATGTGCGCAAAAAGAAGGCCAAGACCGTATCGTATCAAGACTTTGAGCAGTACGGCATTGACCGCAAACATTCACCCCTGCCCTGA
- a CDS encoding formate hydrogenlyase complex iron-sulfur subunit: MLKLLKIVRDAGEVTIKYPFAPAEFTPTFRGKPEYDPKRCISCAACAIACPPNALTIETDLEKGVRTWQFCAGRCIFCGRCEEVCPTRALHLSQEFELAVMRKDDLYERCTFSLCHCRQCGTPFAPQKEVDYALALTMQADGVTEEDPDQRRQFETCPQCKRKQTLGLKPRQEV, translated from the coding sequence ATGCTGAAATTACTCAAAATAGTCCGTGATGCAGGCGAGGTAACGATCAAGTATCCCTTCGCGCCTGCCGAATTCACGCCCACATTCCGTGGCAAGCCGGAATATGATCCCAAACGCTGCATTTCGTGTGCAGCCTGCGCCATCGCCTGCCCGCCCAATGCCCTGACCATCGAAACGGATCTGGAAAAGGGCGTGCGCACCTGGCAATTCTGCGCCGGACGCTGCATCTTCTGCGGCCGTTGCGAAGAGGTTTGCCCCACCAGGGCCTTGCACCTCTCGCAGGAGTTTGAACTTGCCGTCATGCGCAAGGACGACCTTTATGAACGCTGCACCTTCAGCCTGTGCCACTGCCGTCAGTGCGGCACCCCCTTTGCCCCGCAAAAAGAGGTGGACTACGCGCTGGCCCTGACCATGCAGGCTGACGGCGTTACAGAAGAAGACCCCGACCAGCGGCGGCAGTTTGAAACCTGCCCCCAGTGCAAGCGCAAGCAGACCCTCGGCCTCAAGCCCCGGCAGGAGGTATAG
- a CDS encoding NADH-quinone oxidoreductase subunit B family protein, with the protein MSIVPYAYAPGISHYKTEPVSVEDSIAALKGALLQRIQRSAYVYRIDCGGCNGCEIEIFASITSIFDAERFGIKVVPSPRHADILLFTGAVTRAMRMPALRAFHNAPDPKICVSYGACGCSGGIFHDMYSVWGGSDKIVPIDVYIPGCPPTPQATIYGFAMALGLLDQKLKERNHEESGAAAPAPLLPDAPLDIRVRIEREARLLAGYRQGREISDRFFQCLEAGSTAALEANLQKWIRDAEDPRLTEILFRLREVFFDSLNVGQDQGIYHD; encoded by the coding sequence ATGTCCATTGTTCCCTATGCCTACGCGCCCGGAATCTCGCACTACAAAACCGAACCCGTCAGCGTTGAGGATTCCATAGCCGCGCTCAAAGGTGCGCTTTTGCAGCGCATTCAGCGCTCCGCCTACGTCTACCGCATCGACTGCGGCGGCTGCAACGGCTGCGAAATTGAAATCTTCGCGTCCATCACGTCCATTTTTGATGCCGAGCGTTTCGGCATCAAGGTGGTTCCCTCGCCCCGCCATGCGGATATTCTGCTGTTCACGGGCGCTGTTACCCGCGCCATGCGCATGCCCGCCCTGCGCGCCTTCCACAACGCGCCTGACCCCAAGATATGCGTCTCTTACGGTGCCTGCGGGTGTAGCGGCGGCATCTTCCACGACATGTATTCCGTGTGGGGCGGCAGCGACAAGATTGTGCCCATTGACGTGTACATTCCCGGCTGCCCGCCAACCCCGCAGGCAACCATCTATGGCTTTGCCATGGCCCTTGGCCTGCTGGATCAGAAACTCAAGGAACGCAATCACGAGGAATCCGGGGCAGCCGCTCCAGCGCCCCTGCTGCCTGATGCCCCGCTCGACATCCGCGTGCGGATTGAACGCGAGGCGCGTCTGCTGGCTGGCTACCGCCAAGGCAGGGAAATCAGCGACAGGTTCTTCCAGTGCCTTGAGGCCGGGAGCACCGCCGCCCTTGAAGCCAACCTGCAAAAATGGATTCGCGATGCCGAAGACCCCCGCCTGACGGAAATTCTTTTCCGCCTGCGCGAAGTGTTTTTCGACAGCCTGAACGTTGGGCAGGATCAGGGGATCTACCATGACTGA
- a CDS encoding formate hydrogenlyase maturation HycH family protein, whose amino-acid sequence MTEMVSFHALRRKFLDTQKDLPESDATKQVMYYSLAIGHHVGVIDCLVKVLECPRDAYETWVGLLPEGEARRKMSGLLTFGEIHIDANHAGMLGKAFAEAMPGMDEPYKGWSAVLMEQLAAIQREPALYLMVQLPRRME is encoded by the coding sequence ATGACTGAAATGGTCAGCTTCCACGCACTGCGGCGAAAGTTTCTGGATACGCAGAAGGATCTTCCCGAGTCTGACGCTACCAAGCAGGTCATGTACTACTCCCTTGCCATTGGGCATCACGTGGGGGTTATCGACTGCCTCGTCAAAGTGCTGGAATGCCCCAGAGACGCCTATGAAACATGGGTGGGCCTGCTGCCCGAGGGCGAGGCCCGCCGCAAGATGAGCGGGCTGCTGACTTTTGGCGAAATCCATATTGACGCCAACCACGCGGGCATGCTGGGCAAGGCTTTTGCCGAAGCCATGCCCGGCATGGACGAGCCATACAAGGGCTGGAGCGCTGTACTCATGGAGCAACTGGCCGCCATTCAGCGCGAGCCTGCGCTCTATCTCATGGTGCAACTGCCCCGGAGGATGGAATGA